From the genome of Amycolatopsis sp. NBC_01488, one region includes:
- a CDS encoding sialidase family protein, producing MRTLGKWAALVALAASTLLAVSPAQAAPQFDQQVLFKASQDPGYRCFRIPAIVKSAHGTLLAFAEGRIGNCGDTGDIDLVLKRSTDGGKTWSPLQVVNRGGGDTHGNPVPIVDRRTGRIVLVTTYNKGRTDDKACDVPCPRTPHSQYSDDDGLTWSAPVDISAQAKLPNWDSWYASGPVHGIQLTRGKHAGRLVFGVNAETSDGTNSIENHAGLVYSDDGGRSWHVGAVNSYPHPVGGTYSQKPSEVTVVELADGSIYAGGREQGGTDIGNRDFAISRDGGETFSRSFATIPDLVTPMVQGAALRLDRAGRGDRILFSSPSDTDRRRWMMIRSSYDGGRTWENAEQGTRITTDWSGYSDLVQISDPRARSAEIGLMYEGGAVDARDEIRFARFNEEYLGWKNSAGPSTPDVSGHADARVLGGASPAAGRFGGALTLDGIDDYVRVPYDPAQPPGDGDLTWTGWFRYGATKGNQVVFWLGGMGTTAPQLWLRGEPANHRLIAMMTTAAGSASITTSQAYDDQAWHHVALERTGGKLLLWVDGVQVASGAAAAGSVSQTVSFQLQLGQRLDNQFRWNGSFDEVRFYRRALTATELDAIRLRNAPVPAGQVLRLPFDRVH from the coding sequence ATGAGAACACTGGGGAAATGGGCCGCGTTGGTGGCCCTGGCGGCGAGCACGCTGCTCGCCGTGAGCCCGGCGCAGGCCGCGCCGCAGTTCGACCAGCAGGTGCTGTTCAAGGCGTCGCAGGATCCCGGCTACCGCTGCTTCCGGATCCCGGCGATCGTCAAGTCCGCCCACGGCACGCTCCTGGCGTTCGCCGAAGGCCGCATCGGCAACTGCGGCGACACCGGCGACATCGACCTCGTCCTCAAGCGCTCGACCGACGGCGGGAAGACGTGGTCGCCGTTGCAGGTCGTCAACCGCGGCGGCGGCGACACCCACGGCAACCCGGTGCCCATCGTGGACCGCCGCACCGGCCGGATCGTGCTCGTCACGACGTACAACAAGGGCCGCACCGACGACAAGGCGTGCGACGTCCCGTGCCCGCGCACCCCGCACTCGCAGTACAGCGACGACGACGGCCTGACCTGGTCCGCGCCGGTCGACATCAGCGCGCAGGCGAAGCTGCCGAACTGGGACTCCTGGTACGCGTCCGGTCCGGTGCACGGGATCCAGCTGACTCGCGGAAAGCACGCCGGGCGGCTCGTCTTCGGCGTCAACGCGGAAACCAGCGACGGCACGAACTCGATCGAGAACCACGCCGGGCTCGTCTACAGCGACGACGGCGGCCGCAGCTGGCACGTCGGCGCGGTGAACAGCTACCCGCACCCGGTCGGCGGCACGTACTCGCAGAAGCCGTCGGAAGTGACCGTGGTCGAGCTGGCCGACGGCTCGATCTACGCCGGCGGCCGCGAGCAGGGCGGCACCGACATCGGCAACCGCGACTTCGCCATCAGCCGCGACGGCGGCGAGACGTTCTCCAGGTCCTTTGCCACCATCCCCGACCTGGTGACGCCGATGGTGCAGGGAGCGGCGCTGCGCCTGGACCGGGCCGGGCGCGGCGACCGCATCCTGTTCTCCTCGCCGTCGGACACCGACCGGCGCCGCTGGATGATGATCCGGTCGTCCTATGACGGCGGCCGGACGTGGGAGAACGCGGAGCAGGGCACGCGGATCACCACCGACTGGTCCGGCTACTCGGACCTGGTGCAGATCAGCGACCCACGCGCGCGCTCGGCGGAGATCGGGCTGATGTACGAAGGCGGCGCGGTCGACGCGCGTGACGAGATCCGCTTCGCGCGCTTCAACGAGGAGTACCTGGGCTGGAAGAACTCGGCCGGACCGTCCACACCGGACGTCTCGGGGCACGCGGACGCCCGGGTACTCGGCGGGGCTTCGCCGGCCGCGGGCCGCTTCGGTGGCGCGCTGACCTTGGACGGCATCGACGACTACGTCCGGGTGCCCTACGACCCGGCGCAGCCTCCGGGCGACGGCGACCTGACGTGGACGGGCTGGTTCCGTTATGGCGCCACCAAGGGCAACCAGGTGGTGTTCTGGCTGGGCGGGATGGGGACGACGGCCCCGCAGCTGTGGTTGCGTGGCGAGCCGGCGAACCACCGGCTGATCGCGATGATGACCACGGCGGCCGGGAGCGCGTCGATCACGACGTCGCAGGCGTATGACGACCAGGCCTGGCACCACGTGGCTCTCGAGCGCACCGGCGGGAAGCTGCTGCTGTGGGTGGACGGCGTCCAGGTCGCTTCCGGGGCCGCGGCCGCGGGTTCGGTCAGCCAGACCGTGTCGTTCCAGCTGCAGCTCGGGCAGCGGCTGGACAACCAGTTCCGCTGGAACGGCTCGTTCGACGAGGTCCGCTTCTACCGCCGGGCACTCACGGCGACGGAACTCGACGCGATCCGGCTGCGCAACGCGCCGGTTCCCGCCGGCCAGGTCCTGCGGCTGCCCTTCGACCGCGTGCACTGA
- a CDS encoding dihydrodipicolinate synthase family protein, with the protein MPKFAGIVPPLCTPFHDDFSVDTDSLRRHVEVQLDAGVHGVFVLGSSSEVAFLPDAQRRVVVETTVDQVAGRVPVLVGCIDMTTLRVAEHIKAAEAAGADAVVVTAPYYTRTHVAEVDRHFRLLHERTALPIVAYDIPVAVHTKLDGGMVLDLAADGVLAGLKDSSGDEAGFRAVLLGKRDRGLDAFAVFTGSELVVDAALAMGADGAVPGLGNVDPVGYVLIHDHFKSGNLAAARREQERLLKLFSITSVAPPSRMGRGSAGLGAFKAAMKMRGFVDNAVLAPPQLPLDDDELLRIKEKLAEAGLL; encoded by the coding sequence ATGCCGAAGTTCGCCGGAATCGTCCCGCCGCTGTGCACGCCGTTCCACGACGACTTCAGCGTGGACACCGACTCGCTTCGGCGCCACGTCGAGGTCCAGCTCGACGCCGGCGTCCACGGCGTGTTCGTCCTCGGCTCCTCCAGCGAGGTCGCCTTCCTCCCCGATGCGCAGCGCCGCGTCGTCGTCGAGACGACGGTCGACCAGGTCGCCGGCCGCGTCCCGGTGCTCGTCGGCTGTATCGACATGACGACATTGCGCGTCGCCGAGCACATCAAGGCCGCCGAAGCCGCCGGGGCCGACGCCGTCGTCGTCACCGCGCCCTACTACACGCGCACGCACGTCGCCGAGGTCGACCGGCACTTCCGTCTGCTGCACGAGCGCACGGCGCTGCCGATCGTCGCCTACGACATCCCGGTCGCGGTGCACACGAAGCTCGACGGCGGGATGGTCCTCGACCTGGCCGCCGACGGCGTCCTCGCCGGGCTCAAGGACTCCAGCGGCGACGAGGCCGGGTTCCGAGCCGTGCTGCTCGGCAAGCGCGACCGCGGCCTCGACGCCTTCGCCGTGTTCACCGGGTCCGAGCTGGTCGTGGACGCCGCACTGGCGATGGGTGCCGACGGCGCCGTCCCGGGCCTCGGCAACGTCGACCCGGTCGGGTACGTGCTGATCCACGACCACTTCAAGTCGGGCAACCTCGCCGCCGCGCGCCGCGAGCAGGAACGGCTGCTGAAGCTGTTCTCGATCACGTCCGTGGCGCCGCCGAGCCGGATGGGCCGCGGCTCGGCCGGGCTCGGCGCGTTCAAGGCCGCGATGAAGATGCGCGGGTTCGTCGACAACGCTGTCCTGGCCCCGCCCCAGCTGCCGCTGGACGACGACGAACTGTTGCGGATCAAGGAGAAGCTCGCCGAAGCGGGTCTGCTCTGA
- a CDS encoding ABC transporter ATP-binding protein gives MNLLEVDGVHVVHKIRGRGLFGHDHVYALTDAHLVVNPGETIGVVGESGCGKSTLAKVIVGLQRPTAGTVRFRGKPLDPGSGREVGMVFQDPSTALNRRLAVAKIVRDPLDVHRVGTPAERDDRVRELMSLVGLPASVADAVPGQLSGGQRQRVAIARALALRPALLVADEPTSALDVSVRAQILNLLLDLREQLDLAMVFVSHDIQTVSKMSDRIVTMYLGRIVEEAPVGAEARHPYTRALFSATPSLLHAVEPIVLTGPVPSATNPPSGCPFRTRCPKATDECAAELPPLAAADGGHTYRCIHPEIPTGVSA, from the coding sequence GTGAACCTCCTGGAGGTCGACGGCGTCCACGTCGTCCACAAGATCCGCGGTCGCGGCCTGTTCGGCCACGACCACGTCTACGCCCTCACCGACGCCCACCTCGTGGTGAACCCCGGCGAGACGATCGGCGTCGTCGGGGAATCCGGCTGCGGCAAGTCCACTCTCGCGAAGGTGATCGTCGGCCTGCAACGGCCGACCGCGGGCACGGTCCGCTTCCGCGGGAAGCCCCTCGATCCCGGCTCCGGGCGCGAGGTCGGCATGGTCTTCCAGGACCCGTCGACCGCGCTCAACCGGCGGCTCGCCGTCGCCAAGATCGTCCGCGATCCGCTGGACGTGCACCGCGTCGGAACGCCGGCCGAACGCGACGACCGGGTCCGCGAGCTGATGTCGCTGGTCGGCCTGCCCGCCAGCGTCGCCGACGCGGTACCGGGGCAGCTGTCCGGCGGGCAGCGCCAGCGGGTCGCGATCGCCCGCGCGCTGGCCCTGCGGCCCGCGCTGCTGGTCGCCGACGAGCCGACGTCCGCCCTCGACGTCTCCGTCCGCGCCCAGATCCTCAACCTGCTGCTCGACCTGCGCGAACAGCTGGACCTGGCGATGGTGTTCGTCTCCCACGACATCCAGACCGTGTCGAAGATGAGCGACCGGATCGTGACGATGTACCTGGGCCGGATCGTCGAGGAGGCGCCGGTCGGGGCCGAGGCCCGGCACCCGTACACCCGCGCGCTCTTCTCGGCGACGCCCAGCCTGCTGCACGCGGTCGAGCCGATCGTGCTCACCGGCCCGGTGCCGTCGGCGACGAACCCGCCGAGCGGCTGCCCCTTTCGCACCCGCTGCCCGAAGGCCACCGACGAGTGCGCGGCCGAGCTGCCGCCGCTCGCCGCGGCCGACGGGGGCCACACCTACCGCTGCATCCACCCAGAGATCCCGACCGGAGTGAGCGCCTGA
- a CDS encoding beta-galactosidase, whose protein sequence is MIRYGADYNPEHWPEEVRREDLKLMAEAGVTMVTAGIYSWAGVEPRPGEYDFGWFDDVMDGLAGAGIEVCLATMTASPPPWLSHAHPEILPVRADGVRLSPGARQQFCPSSPVYLSHAARLVTELATRYAGHPALAMWHVGNEFGCHVRACYCDESASDFRVWLQERYRTIEALNAAWTTTFWAQRYDDWAEILPPRVAPTFPNPAQQLDFHRFSSDAALGCFRTEQRVLRRVTPDVPITTNFVGLVQKALDWHTWTPHEDVVSLDSYPDPSDPRAHVEAAFAYDLVRSTKDQPWLLLEQAPSAVNWRPRNGPKPPGAMRLGSWQAIAQGADAVLFFQWRQTSGGAEKFHSAMVPHGGRDTRTFRETAALGQELARVPELAGTRVRADVALLHDWPSRWGLELDSHPAQLDYLETHLAHYAPLFDANVTCDVVHPLRDLTSYKLVVVPNLYLLEQAAADNLRAYVAGGGHLVVSYFSGIVDECDRAYLGGHPAPLRDVLGLRVDEFWPLDAPVALDFADGTTDSGKIWSEWIELEGAEVVASFGSGELAGRPAITRHACGAGVAWYVGTRPDLGSLLGRITAEAGVTPVLDAPPGVQAVVRHGEESAYLILLNHGTEPVTVDLPHAAPDLLTDPSRPVGEVRLAPRGVAVLKG, encoded by the coding sequence ATGATCCGCTACGGCGCCGACTACAACCCGGAGCACTGGCCCGAGGAGGTCCGCCGGGAAGACCTGAAGCTGATGGCCGAAGCGGGCGTCACGATGGTGACGGCCGGGATCTACTCGTGGGCCGGCGTCGAACCGCGACCGGGGGAGTACGACTTCGGCTGGTTCGACGACGTCATGGACGGCCTCGCCGGCGCGGGCATCGAGGTGTGCCTGGCGACGATGACCGCGTCGCCGCCGCCGTGGTTGTCCCACGCGCATCCCGAGATCCTGCCCGTGCGGGCCGACGGCGTCCGGCTTTCTCCCGGTGCCCGGCAGCAGTTCTGCCCGTCGAGCCCGGTCTACCTCTCGCACGCCGCCCGGTTGGTCACGGAGCTGGCGACGCGCTACGCCGGCCATCCTGCCTTGGCGATGTGGCACGTCGGCAACGAGTTCGGCTGCCACGTCCGGGCCTGCTACTGCGACGAGTCCGCTTCGGACTTCCGCGTCTGGCTGCAGGAGCGTTACCGCACGATCGAGGCGCTCAACGCGGCGTGGACGACCACCTTCTGGGCCCAGCGGTACGACGACTGGGCCGAGATCCTGCCACCCCGGGTGGCGCCCACGTTCCCGAACCCCGCGCAGCAGCTGGACTTCCACCGGTTCTCCTCCGACGCCGCGCTCGGCTGTTTCCGCACCGAACAGCGGGTCTTGCGCCGCGTCACGCCGGATGTCCCGATCACGACCAACTTCGTCGGCCTGGTCCAGAAAGCTCTCGACTGGCACACGTGGACGCCGCACGAGGACGTCGTCAGCCTCGACTCCTACCCCGATCCCTCCGACCCGCGCGCTCACGTCGAAGCCGCGTTCGCGTACGACCTGGTGCGGTCCACCAAGGACCAGCCGTGGCTGCTGCTCGAACAGGCGCCGAGCGCGGTGAACTGGCGGCCGCGGAACGGTCCCAAGCCACCCGGGGCGATGCGGCTCGGCAGCTGGCAGGCCATCGCCCAGGGGGCCGACGCCGTCCTGTTCTTCCAGTGGCGCCAGACCAGCGGCGGCGCCGAGAAGTTTCACTCGGCGATGGTTCCGCACGGCGGCCGCGACACCCGCACGTTTCGCGAGACGGCCGCGCTCGGGCAGGAGCTGGCCCGGGTGCCGGAGCTGGCCGGGACGCGCGTGCGCGCCGACGTCGCCCTCCTGCACGACTGGCCGAGCAGGTGGGGTCTGGAACTGGACTCGCACCCGGCTCAGCTGGATTACCTCGAGACGCACCTCGCGCACTACGCGCCGCTGTTCGATGCCAACGTCACCTGCGACGTGGTCCATCCGTTGCGGGATCTCACTTCCTACAAGCTAGTGGTCGTCCCGAATCTGTACCTCCTGGAGCAGGCGGCCGCCGACAACCTGCGTGCGTATGTCGCGGGCGGCGGGCACCTCGTGGTGTCGTACTTCTCCGGCATCGTCGACGAATGCGACCGCGCCTACCTGGGTGGGCATCCCGCGCCGCTGCGGGACGTCCTCGGCCTGCGGGTCGACGAGTTCTGGCCCCTGGACGCGCCGGTCGCGCTCGACTTCGCCGACGGGACAACGGATTCCGGGAAGATCTGGTCCGAATGGATCGAACTCGAAGGTGCCGAGGTCGTCGCGTCGTTCGGCTCCGGAGAACTGGCCGGGCGGCCGGCGATCACGCGGCACGCGTGCGGTGCCGGCGTCGCCTGGTACGTCGGCACCCGGCCGGACCTGGGTTCGCTGCTCGGACGGATCACCGCCGAGGCCGGGGTGACGCCGGTACTGGACGCTCCGCCCGGCGTCCAGGCCGTCGTCCGGCACGGCGAGGAAAGCGCTTACCTGATCCTGCTCAACCACGGCACCGAGCCGGTCACCGTCGACCTGCCGCATGCCGCGCCGGACCTGCTGACCGACCCGTCGCGGCCGGTCGGCGAGGTCCGGCTCGCCCCGCGAGGTGTCGCCGTCCTGAAGGGATGA
- a CDS encoding dipeptide/oligopeptide/nickel ABC transporter permease/ATP-binding protein, producing the protein MKRLRGAWPALAILGVLLLVAVLGTLVATHNPDALSTDTGGPSGAHWFGTDTSGRDIFSRLVAGTRWSLAIGLGAVALALVSGAVIGAFAATSHRRVDAVVMRVLDVVMAFPGIALAAVLVAVFGHGILVLILAIGFLNTPPVARVIRANVLAQYGEDYVAAERVIGARRFFVLTRHVAINCAAPVLVYCTVTVADAIVFEASLSFIGAGIQPPDPSWGSVLADGKDLVLTGGWWATLFPGLLILVTVLALNILSERISDAWAAPSARAVKAAEVAKAVAKREDADTAPVLPIAGLREAGERLARTARSLDHRDTVLEVDRLRIAFPGRHEGVDVVDGVSFSVRAGEVLGLIGESGCGKTLTALSILGLQPAAARVSGQIRFAQRDLLNLRPGERRRHLGHDIAMIYQDALSSLNPAMTIRAQLKQFTRRGGTRTPAELLELVNLDPDRTLRAYPHELSGGQRQRVLIAMALSRDPKLIVADEPTTALDVTVQAQIMALLLRLQEELGFALILVSHDLALVSEIADRVVVMYGGQVAELGSTAEVVGSPRHHYTRGLLSAVLSLEASEARLTQIKGVVPAPAEFPAGCRFADRCPAARATCHDETPVRFGEPVDHLVACHFPAVDIAREKEATA; encoded by the coding sequence GTGAAGCGCCTGCGCGGGGCTTGGCCCGCGCTCGCGATCCTCGGCGTCCTGCTCCTGGTCGCCGTGCTCGGCACGCTCGTCGCGACGCACAACCCGGACGCGCTCAGCACCGACACCGGCGGCCCCAGCGGGGCGCACTGGTTCGGCACGGACACGTCGGGCCGCGACATCTTCTCCCGGCTCGTCGCCGGCACGCGCTGGTCGCTCGCCATCGGCCTGGGGGCAGTGGCACTCGCGCTCGTGTCGGGGGCGGTGATCGGGGCGTTCGCCGCCACGTCGCACCGCCGGGTGGACGCCGTGGTCATGCGCGTGCTGGACGTCGTCATGGCGTTCCCCGGCATCGCGCTGGCCGCGGTGCTGGTCGCGGTGTTCGGCCACGGCATCCTCGTGCTGATCCTGGCCATCGGGTTCCTCAACACGCCCCCGGTGGCCCGGGTGATCCGGGCGAACGTCCTGGCCCAGTACGGCGAGGACTACGTCGCGGCCGAGCGCGTCATCGGGGCCCGGCGGTTCTTCGTGCTGACCCGGCACGTCGCGATCAACTGCGCCGCCCCGGTGCTCGTCTACTGCACGGTCACGGTGGCCGACGCGATCGTGTTCGAGGCGTCGCTGTCGTTCATCGGCGCCGGCATCCAGCCGCCGGACCCGTCGTGGGGCTCGGTGCTCGCCGACGGCAAGGACCTGGTCCTGACCGGTGGCTGGTGGGCGACGCTGTTCCCGGGCCTGCTGATCCTCGTCACGGTGCTCGCACTCAACATCCTGTCCGAGCGGATCTCGGACGCCTGGGCCGCACCGTCGGCCCGCGCGGTCAAGGCGGCCGAAGTCGCGAAGGCCGTCGCGAAGCGGGAAGACGCCGACACCGCGCCCGTCCTGCCGATCGCCGGCCTGCGGGAGGCGGGGGAGCGGCTGGCCCGCACCGCCCGGTCCCTCGACCACCGCGACACGGTTCTCGAAGTCGACCGGCTCCGGATCGCGTTCCCGGGCCGCCACGAAGGCGTCGACGTCGTCGACGGCGTGTCCTTCAGCGTCCGCGCCGGGGAAGTCCTCGGCCTGATCGGCGAGTCCGGCTGCGGCAAGACGCTCACCGCGCTGTCGATCCTCGGCCTGCAGCCCGCGGCCGCCCGCGTGTCCGGGCAGATCCGGTTCGCCCAGCGCGACCTGCTGAACCTGCGACCTGGCGAACGCCGTCGTCATCTCGGCCACGACATCGCGATGATCTACCAGGACGCGCTCAGCTCCCTCAACCCGGCGATGACCATTCGCGCCCAGCTCAAGCAGTTCACCCGCCGCGGCGGCACCCGCACCCCGGCGGAGCTGCTCGAGCTGGTCAACCTCGACCCGGACCGGACGCTGCGCGCCTACCCGCACGAGCTGTCCGGCGGCCAGCGTCAGCGCGTGCTGATCGCGATGGCGCTCTCGCGGGACCCGAAGCTGATCGTCGCCGACGAGCCGACGACGGCGCTCGACGTCACCGTGCAGGCCCAGATCATGGCGCTGCTGCTGCGGTTGCAGGAGGAACTCGGCTTCGCGCTCATCCTCGTCTCGCACGATCTCGCGCTGGTGTCCGAGATCGCCGACCGCGTCGTCGTCATGTACGGCGGGCAGGTCGCCGAGCTGGGCAGCACCGCCGAGGTCGTCGGCTCGCCCCGGCACCACTACACGCGCGGCCTGCTCAGCGCCGTCCTGTCGCTGGAGGCCAGCGAGGCCCGGCTGACGCAGATCAAGGGCGTCGTCCCGGCCCCGGCCGAATTCCCGGCCGGCTGCCGCTTCGCCGACCGCTGCCCGGCCGCCCGCGCCACGTGCCACGACGAAACCCCGGTCCGCTTCGGCGAGCCCGTCGACCACCTGGTCGCCTGCCACTTCCCGGCGGTCGACATCGCTCGGGAGAAGGAGGCGACGGCGTGA